One stretch of Hevea brasiliensis isolate MT/VB/25A 57/8 chromosome 12, ASM3005281v1, whole genome shotgun sequence DNA includes these proteins:
- the LOC131171146 gene encoding MDIS1-interacting receptor like kinase 2-like, translating into MLNLSHNNLSGSIPDSFKDMQVLVYEYLEGGNLATILDKDKKAKNLDWSKRANIVKGVANALSYMHHNCSPPIVHRDITSKNILLDSEFEAHVSDFGIVKLLNSDFIPLDCNGRDIQECCTWQYTNFCSILLNLA; encoded by the exons ATGCTGAATCTATCCCACAATAACCTGTCTGGTTCTATTCCAGATAGTTTCAAAGATATGCAAG TTCTGGTTTACGAGTACCTTGAAGGCGGTAACTTGGCCACAATCCTAGACAAGGATAAAAAAGCTAAAAATTTGGATTGGAGTAAGAGGGCAAACATTGTTAAAGGTGTTGCCAATGCCCTGTCTTACATGCACCACAATTGCTCACCTCCAATTGTTCATCGAGACATAACAAGCAAAAACATTTTGCTTGATTCCGAATTCGAGGCTCATGTATCAGATTTTGGCATTGTCAAGCTTCTAAATTCTGATTTCATCCCATTGGACTGCAATGGCAGGGACATACAGGAATGTTGCACATGGCAATACACTAACTTTTGCTCTATTTTGTTGAATTTAGCTTGA